The Pontibacter pudoricolor genome contains a region encoding:
- a CDS encoding nucleoside-diphosphate kinase: MAGNITFTMIKPDAVADNHIGGITQMIEEGGFRIVAMKKTRLSEERAGKFYEVHKERPFYNDLVKYMSKGPIVAMILEKDNAVEDFRALIGATNPEQAAEGTIRKKYAKSIESNAVHGSDSDENAQIEGDFFFAADERF; encoded by the coding sequence ATGGCAGGAAACATCACATTTACCATGATCAAGCCGGATGCAGTGGCTGATAACCACATTGGCGGCATTACTCAAATGATCGAAGAAGGCGGCTTCCGCATTGTAGCGATGAAAAAGACAAGACTGTCTGAAGAGCGTGCCGGTAAATTTTACGAAGTACACAAAGAGCGTCCGTTCTATAACGACTTAGTAAAATATATGTCTAAAGGCCCTATCGTAGCGATGATCCTGGAGAAAGACAACGCTGTAGAAGATTTCCGTGCCCTTATTGGCGCTACAAACCCGGAGCAGGCTGCAGAAGGTACTATCCGTAAGAAATACGCAAAATCTATCGAGTCTAACGCCGTGCACGGTTCAGATTCTGATGAGAACGCGCAGATCGAAGGCGATTTCTTCTTCGCTGCTGACGAGCGTTTCTAA
- a CDS encoding LysM peptidoglycan-binding domain-containing protein, with the protein MGLFDFLKKGKEEPAKQPTGTPRTNQMPGQPTQGTTASTNQQHVNATSTDTYTVQSGDSLSKIAQRQYGSASSWTKIYNANKTIIGDNPDLIKPGQKLTIPRD; encoded by the coding sequence ATGGGATTGTTTGATTTTTTAAAGAAGGGGAAGGAAGAGCCTGCTAAACAACCAACAGGTACACCAAGAACCAACCAGATGCCTGGTCAGCCCACTCAGGGTACGACCGCATCAACTAACCAGCAGCATGTAAACGCTACAAGCACTGATACTTATACTGTTCAGTCCGGAGACTCTCTCTCTAAAATTGCACAGCGCCAGTACGGCAGCGCCAGCTCATGGACCAAGATCTATAATGCTAATAAAACTATTATCGGCGATAACCCGGACCTTATTAAACCAGGTCAGAAGTTAACGATACCGAGAGACTAA
- a CDS encoding lipocalin family protein has product MEITKKNTSLLPGFLKTALTMLLAVTLVSCGGDKAGTESMLSGTSSKTWKAKKELNTEGDKEKLTDAEKEQNIQFYADGRFAMGGASTLQTGTWTYDQGAKKLTLQFEDQNVSENFDVLKLSDDELRLKAGDGSEMIMEAEK; this is encoded by the coding sequence ATGGAAATTACAAAAAAGAACACAAGCCTTTTGCCGGGTTTCTTAAAAACGGCTTTAACTATGTTGCTGGCTGTTACGCTGGTAAGCTGCGGCGGCGATAAGGCTGGCACAGAAAGCATGTTATCAGGCACCAGCAGCAAAACCTGGAAGGCTAAAAAAGAATTAAATACCGAAGGCGACAAAGAGAAGTTAACGGATGCAGAAAAGGAACAGAACATACAGTTTTATGCGGATGGCCGTTTCGCAATGGGTGGTGCCAGCACACTGCAGACAGGTACCTGGACCTACGACCAGGGTGCCAAAAAACTGACTTTACAGTTTGAAGACCAGAACGTGTCTGAGAACTTTGATGTGCTGAAACTAAGTGACGATGAACTTCGCCTTAAAGCAGGAGATGGTTCGGAAATGATTATGGAAGCGGAGAAATAG